One stretch of Legionella birminghamensis DNA includes these proteins:
- a CDS encoding YaiO family outer membrane beta-barrel protein, whose amino-acid sequence MKYYLEWIIIILFSWSAISASAASTPAPPSKSESPAEANILKTIQELRQQGKLDEAKQAGELYLRKYPKDGDVQLLLGLIHMQQNNLSAAEFYFQQVLSNTPAYTDARAALIRLKMRQGLFNQANTLLTQGLKLQPAQPELLQLQNQLVQLETSVPPLNKVATLPVPSSASQIAVSKAIPAAVKPVSKNLLAELQRLRQEGKLELAKAKAISYLSKQPDDSDIILMLGLIYYQQQQFAKASEYFNTVLKKTPAYVDARAALIRIQLSEKKYENARNLLEAGLKLTPGNKSLEELARNLAYLTANQNKTQAKPAKTKLPSIQSLDPELVKANQLISQKKYEKAINYLSQLLEIHPENVKYRIALANLYLQRNNDIQALLLINSGLRTQPENIDLLLKKGEINIILREYAVAARAYQAVLKLSPDNRNAQGMLREIESISPRYAYGVNEIGLASDNAYVDDLHSIWDWSTLYYSRDTDWGRIGGRINYASRQHLNANQYEIDISPRFNRNMYADLTAAWSDQPALFPDFIGSAEGYMNIPKFFELSAGAKYAQIANTYLSTYTGSFNLYPGSLWLSFRPYYFVPRDSSSKSYLYTGRARKYFSTDDHYISVGAGTGNSPDLADLLTVNFLVIKNTFVNVGYTFPILDHHLVVDLNAGYQRWQYPSDLVRRLYDGSLGLRYRF is encoded by the coding sequence ATGAAATACTATTTAGAATGGATAATTATTATTTTATTCAGCTGGTCTGCTATTAGCGCTTCCGCTGCATCAACCCCAGCTCCTCCCTCAAAAAGCGAAAGCCCGGCAGAGGCTAATATTCTGAAAACCATCCAGGAATTACGTCAGCAAGGAAAACTGGACGAAGCCAAACAGGCAGGTGAGCTTTATCTGCGTAAATATCCAAAGGATGGCGATGTACAACTGCTGCTTGGACTGATTCATATGCAGCAAAATAATCTCTCTGCTGCGGAGTTTTATTTTCAGCAGGTATTATCCAATACCCCTGCTTATACCGATGCCCGGGCAGCCTTAATCCGGCTAAAAATGCGCCAGGGCCTTTTCAACCAAGCCAATACCCTGCTCACCCAGGGCCTCAAGCTGCAGCCCGCCCAACCTGAATTACTGCAATTGCAGAATCAACTGGTGCAACTGGAAACATCTGTCCCGCCGCTGAATAAAGTCGCGACTTTACCTGTCCCTTCCTCGGCCTCTCAGATAGCTGTGAGCAAAGCGATACCGGCTGCAGTTAAACCGGTCTCCAAAAATTTGCTGGCAGAATTACAGCGCCTTCGACAGGAAGGTAAGCTCGAGCTTGCCAAAGCAAAAGCGATAAGCTATTTAAGCAAACAGCCTGATGACAGCGATATCATTCTAATGTTGGGTCTAATTTATTACCAACAGCAGCAATTTGCCAAGGCCAGCGAATATTTTAATACTGTACTGAAAAAGACCCCCGCCTATGTCGATGCGCGGGCCGCGCTTATCCGCATTCAGTTGAGTGAAAAAAAATATGAAAATGCCAGGAACTTGTTAGAAGCCGGCTTAAAACTGACTCCAGGGAATAAAAGTCTTGAGGAGCTCGCCAGGAATCTGGCTTATTTAACGGCTAATCAGAATAAAACCCAAGCAAAGCCCGCGAAAACAAAGCTGCCAAGCATCCAATCCCTTGATCCAGAACTGGTTAAAGCCAATCAGCTGATTAGCCAGAAGAAATATGAAAAGGCAATCAATTATCTATCCCAGCTCCTGGAAATTCATCCCGAAAATGTTAAATACCGCATTGCCCTGGCTAATCTTTATCTGCAACGCAATAATGATATACAGGCCTTGCTGCTCATCAACAGCGGCCTGCGCACGCAGCCGGAAAATATCGACTTGTTGCTGAAGAAGGGCGAAATCAACATTATTTTGCGGGAATACGCGGTAGCGGCACGCGCTTACCAAGCAGTGCTAAAGCTTTCACCCGACAATCGCAATGCCCAGGGAATGCTCAGGGAAATTGAAAGCATTAGCCCAAGGTATGCTTATGGCGTCAATGAAATCGGTTTAGCATCTGACAATGCTTATGTGGATGATTTGCACTCCATCTGGGACTGGTCGACTCTTTACTATAGCCGTGACACCGACTGGGGACGTATCGGCGGAAGAATTAATTATGCATCACGGCAGCATTTAAATGCCAATCAATATGAAATTGACATTTCACCCCGTTTTAATCGCAATATGTATGCCGATTTGACAGCGGCCTGGTCCGATCAACCCGCCCTGTTTCCTGATTTTATCGGGTCGGCAGAAGGATACATGAATATACCCAAATTCTTTGAATTATCCGCTGGCGCTAAATACGCTCAAATAGCCAACACCTATCTTAGCACATACACTGGCTCTTTTAATTTGTACCCAGGCAGTTTGTGGCTTAGTTTTCGCCCCTATTATTTTGTCCCCCGGGATTCATCCAGTAAATCTTATTTATACACTGGGCGGGCCAGAAAGTATTTCTCAACTGATGACCATTACATTAGCGTGGGTGCAGGTACTGGCAACAGCCCTGACCTTGCCGATTTACTGACCGTAAACTTTCTGGTGATAAAGAACACCTTCGTCAATGTTGGCTACACTTTTCCTATTCTGGATCACCACCTTGTTGTTGATTTAAATGCAGGCTATCAACGTTGGCAATATCCCTCAGACTTGGTCCGCCGCTTGTATGACGGAAGTCTGGGTCTAAGATATCGTTTTTAA
- the panC gene encoding pantoate--beta-alanine ligase → MQIFEQLEDWIKFRQSLPDKADIGFAPTMGNLHIGHLSLFQKSKQENQFTATSLFVNPTQFNRPDDFTHYPRSLEADLELMEKAGVDFCLLPQKDAIYHDGYTYQVQENELCKLMEGQYRPGHFNGVLTIVMKLFNLIKPARAYFGEKDYQQYQLIKGMASAFFMDIQVIGCPTIREESGLACSSRNTRLTPEQRLLADEFAQIFHQKKTCAQIIAELEAKGIQVEYMLDYENRRYAAVFIGDIRLIDNFARDITL, encoded by the coding sequence ATGCAAATTTTTGAACAGCTTGAAGACTGGATTAAATTCCGTCAATCCTTACCGGACAAAGCAGACATCGGCTTTGCGCCGACCATGGGCAATCTGCACATTGGTCATTTGTCGCTTTTTCAAAAAAGCAAACAGGAAAACCAATTTACGGCAACCAGCCTGTTCGTCAACCCGACCCAATTCAACCGACCGGATGATTTCACCCACTACCCGCGCAGCCTCGAAGCGGATTTGGAATTAATGGAAAAAGCCGGCGTTGATTTTTGTCTGCTTCCGCAGAAAGACGCCATCTATCATGACGGCTACACCTATCAGGTGCAGGAAAACGAACTATGTAAATTGATGGAAGGACAATATCGCCCCGGCCATTTCAATGGCGTACTGACGATTGTAATGAAGCTGTTTAACCTGATTAAACCGGCAAGAGCTTATTTTGGTGAGAAAGACTATCAGCAATATCAGTTAATTAAAGGAATGGCGTCTGCATTCTTTATGGACATCCAGGTCATCGGCTGCCCGACAATCAGGGAAGAAAGCGGTCTTGCCTGCAGTTCCCGAAATACCCGCCTCACCCCTGAGCAGCGGCTATTAGCAGATGAGTTTGCCCAGATTTTCCATCAGAAGAAAACTTGCGCGCAAATTATTGCTGAGCTGGAAGCAAAAGGAATTCAGGTGGAATATATGCTGGATTACGAGAATCGCCGATATGCCGCTGTTTTTATAGGGGATATACGGCTAATTGATAATTTTGCCAGAGATATAACCCTTTAA
- the panB gene encoding 3-methyl-2-oxobutanoate hydroxymethyltransferase encodes MKITDFKRKKSLGEKISFLTCYDYPSACILAETELDCVLVGDSVAMAVHGHETTVMATIEMMELHTAAVARGLKKQFLVTDLPFLAHKGSQQETIANVRRLLQAGAQAVKIEGGDLDTCKTIAHLVAAGVPVIGHIGLTPQSVHQLGGYKVQGKTKEQADKLLHQAKDLESAGCCALVLECVPQTVAEQITQSLSIPTIGIGAGVGTDGQVLVWHDMLGLNDFKPHFLKQYCEGKAYFRQAINNYIHEVKHSQFPAEEHAF; translated from the coding sequence ATGAAAATTACTGATTTTAAGCGAAAAAAATCACTGGGTGAAAAGATATCCTTTCTAACCTGCTATGATTACCCCTCTGCCTGCATCCTTGCCGAGACCGAGCTGGATTGCGTACTGGTTGGCGACTCTGTCGCAATGGCAGTCCACGGCCATGAAACAACCGTAATGGCGACCATTGAAATGATGGAACTCCACACGGCTGCAGTGGCCCGCGGATTAAAAAAGCAATTTCTGGTAACTGACTTGCCTTTCCTGGCTCATAAGGGATCGCAACAGGAAACCATTGCCAATGTGAGGCGTTTACTTCAAGCCGGGGCACAGGCGGTAAAGATTGAAGGAGGTGATCTGGACACTTGTAAAACCATAGCGCATCTGGTTGCCGCCGGCGTTCCGGTCATCGGTCATATTGGCCTTACTCCCCAATCAGTCCACCAGCTTGGCGGATATAAAGTGCAGGGCAAAACCAAAGAGCAGGCTGACAAGCTGTTACATCAAGCCAAGGATTTGGAATCAGCCGGCTGCTGCGCGCTAGTTCTTGAATGTGTGCCGCAAACGGTAGCAGAACAAATCACCCAGAGCTTGTCTATACCGACTATTGGCATAGGTGCTGGTGTTGGAACCGACGGCCAGGTATTGGTCTGGCATGATATGCTGGGCTTGAATGATTTCAAACCTCATTTTCTGAAGCAGTATTGCGAAGGAAAGGCCTATTTTCGTCAGGCCATTAATAATTATATTCATGAGGTCAAACATTCGCAATTTCCTGCCGAGGAACATGCTTTTTAG
- a CDS encoding alpha/beta hydrolase — MIPVDKLTTAGEHPFFFEGEAGSLEAVLTVPAECKTHYIALLGHPHSLQGGTMNNKVVTTIARAFKERGIPSIRFNFRGVGQSMGTYDAGIGESEDMLKLARLWHEVKPEAEIILAGFSFGSFVAYRTAAHCPHRLLISVAPPVHHYDYSLFTPSDWTIFQGDEDDVVPLALVVEFAAEHPGIELIRFADTGHFFHGKLLELKAALAHLLISREIGYESA, encoded by the coding sequence ATGATACCTGTCGACAAATTAACTACAGCCGGAGAACACCCCTTTTTCTTTGAGGGAGAAGCTGGCAGCCTGGAGGCTGTGCTTACGGTACCGGCTGAATGCAAGACGCATTACATCGCCTTGCTCGGCCACCCCCATTCGCTGCAAGGGGGTACTATGAATAATAAAGTAGTCACCACCATCGCGCGTGCCTTTAAAGAGAGGGGAATTCCCAGTATTCGCTTTAATTTCCGCGGGGTTGGGCAATCCATGGGGACTTATGATGCTGGGATTGGCGAAAGCGAGGATATGCTAAAGCTTGCCCGACTCTGGCACGAGGTAAAACCTGAGGCTGAAATTATCCTGGCTGGTTTTTCCTTTGGTTCTTTTGTCGCTTACCGTACGGCTGCACATTGTCCGCACCGTCTGCTCATTAGTGTGGCGCCGCCGGTTCACCATTATGATTATTCGCTGTTTACCCCCTCTGACTGGACTATTTTTCAGGGGGATGAAGATGATGTGGTGCCCCTGGCGCTGGTAGTTGAATTTGCGGCAGAGCATCCTGGTATTGAGCTAATACGTTTTGCCGATACCGGGCATTTCTTCCATGGAAAATTGCTCGAGTTGAAGGCTGCTCTGGCTCATCTTCTGATTTCACGAGAAATTGGTTATGAATCTGCTTGA